CGCTGGCGTATTGCATGATGCGCCCCCGGCTCTCGGCGGATTTCGGCTTGTCCATGTCGTAGTTGGAATTGATTTCGGGGTGGTCCTTCTGTAAGGCGTAACCGTGCATCAGGTCGCCGACGATAATCAGGTTTGCAAGCTGGAAGGCTGTGTGGCCGGGAGTATGTCCGATGGCGTCTATCGCGAGTACTCCGTGGGGGAGGCTGTCGCCGAAGGCGAACAGATGCAGGCTATCCTTGTAGAGCGCCATGATGCCCTTCTGCAAGTCGTTTTTCGGGATGTCGTTCATCCAAGCGTCGTATTCCACTTTGCCCGCATAGACGGCGGCGTTCTTGAAGACCTTCACGTCGTTGCCTGCATCGTCTTTTGTGACAAGGCCCGCAATGTGGTCCACATGGAAATGCGTCAGGTAGACAAGCCCGATGTTGTCGGGGTTGACTCCGAGTGCGGCGAGGCGATTCATGAGCTGCCCGCCGAACGCGCCGAGGCCTGCATCAAACAATATATATTGATCGTCGATTTTCACGAGGAACGTGCTCACGCTGGCAGGAATGCCATCGGGCATGTTTATGCTGTTATAGAGCGAGTCGCTGGCGTCACTGAACAGCGTGCGTGGCATCAGCTTTTCGCCGTCGTTGTCCTGGATCCAGGTGACGCTTGCCCCGTTCGCGAGGGTTATGGTTTTCGTGCTTTCGACGGGCGCGGCGGCCTCTGTCGGGGCATTTGCGGTTTCGGTTGCTGAGCCTGTCGAAGCACTAGCCGGGGCCGCCTGGTCGGCGGGTTCTTCTGCCTTGTTCTCGTTAGTGCCCTTCTTTGTATCGCTACAACCGGTGACGGAGAGCGTGAGCATGAGCGCCGTGGCGCAAAGCGTTCCGAAAATCTTGTTCATGGGGCGAACTCCTTTTTTAAAGAGGGAATGGCAGAAAAATAACAAGAAAAATCGGTTTTCCTTCGTGAAATATGAATGTATCTTTTATTATATGAGCGAAAATCTTGTACAAACAGTTTGCACGAACGGATTTGAGATGGAATACGCCCGTTTTGGTACGGGTGCAAGGCCTTTGGTCATAATCCCTGGGCTTGCTATCAAGAGCGTGATGAAGTCTGCGGCATCTTTGCAGGTGCCGTACAAGATGTTTACTGAGGATTATACGCTCTACTTTTTTGATCGGCGCAAGGATGCTGAACTCGGATATTCCCTCGAAGAGATGGCACGCGACCAGGTGCTCGCCCTGCAGGCGCTAGGCTTGACCGATGTCGCTTTGTACGGAGTTTCGCAGGGAGGCATGGTGGCACAGCATATTGCCGCGAACCATCCGGAACTTGTGTGGAAGCTTGTGCTCGGATGTTCGACCTCGAAGGCGGAACCTGAACAACTTGAAGTTTTCGGCAACTGGACCCGCCTTGCCCGCGCGCACGACCGCGAAGGCCTTGTGGAGGCTTTTATCCGCGACAGCTTTTCGGTGAAATTCGTGGAACGCTACCGTCGTGCGCTCCTCATGATGTACAGGGATGTGTCCGATGCGGAAATGGACCGCTTTGCCGTGTTCTCCCACGAGTGCGACAACGTGAATACGGGGGACCTCCTCGGCAAAATCAAGTGCCCGGTGCTCGTGCTTGCCGCGAGCGACGACCGCGTGGTGTTGCCTGTCGCATCCGAGAAGATTGTGGAGCGGCTGAAGGCAGCCGATGTTCCTTACGAGTTCCAGATGTTCGAAGGGTACGGCCACGCTGCCTTCGACGAGCTCAAGGAATACAAGGAAAGAATTTTCCAATTTCTACAGAAATAGCTTAATTTAGATGCTTTAATTCTTTATAGCTAATTAGAATAGCTATAGTGGGATATTCGTAAAAAAGGAAAATTCAATAAACATTGTGAGAATGGAAGCGTCGGCCAAGGATGGGGAGGGTGCAGGGAGGGGCCCGTGCGGCCTTCGCAACTCTGAGCTGGGGCCCCTCCCGCATGAGTTCTTAGTTAAGTACATCCCGTATGAGTTCTTAGTTAAGTACATCCCGTATGAGTTCTGAGTTGAGGCTCTCCCGCATGAGTTCGTAAAAATGCAGTCTAATCGGAGCCTTTTTTCGGAAAAAAACTTCCTCGGAAGGAGAGACTTTTTTAAATTTGTGCCACTATGGCAAAAATTCTCTTTAAAAAACAGTTATCT
This genomic window from uncultured Fibrobacter sp. contains:
- a CDS encoding MBL fold metallo-hydrolase, producing the protein MNKIFGTLCATALMLTLSVTGCSDTKKGTNENKAEEPADQAAPASASTGSATETANAPTEAAAPVESTKTITLANGASVTWIQDNDGEKLMPRTLFSDASDSLYNSINMPDGIPASVSTFLVKIDDQYILFDAGLGAFGGQLMNRLAALGVNPDNIGLVYLTHFHVDHIAGLVTKDDAGNDVKVFKNAAVYAGKVEYDAWMNDIPKNDLQKGIMALYKDSLHLFAFGDSLPHGVLAIDAIGHTPGHTAFQLANLIIVGDLMHGYALQKDHPEINSNYDMDKPKSAESRGRIMQYASDNKLLMAGMHLPPPGFME
- a CDS encoding alpha/beta hydrolase, with the translated sequence MSENLVQTVCTNGFEMEYARFGTGARPLVIIPGLAIKSVMKSAASLQVPYKMFTEDYTLYFFDRRKDAELGYSLEEMARDQVLALQALGLTDVALYGVSQGGMVAQHIAANHPELVWKLVLGCSTSKAEPEQLEVFGNWTRLARAHDREGLVEAFIRDSFSVKFVERYRRALLMMYRDVSDAEMDRFAVFSHECDNVNTGDLLGKIKCPVLVLAASDDRVVLPVASEKIVERLKAADVPYEFQMFEGYGHAAFDELKEYKERIFQFLQK